Proteins from one Aquila chrysaetos chrysaetos chromosome 5, bAquChr1.4, whole genome shotgun sequence genomic window:
- the LOC115341658 gene encoding beta-keratin-related protein, whose protein sequence is MSCYSPCLPAACGPTPLANSCNEPCVIRCADSSVAIQPSPVLVTLPGPILSSFPQSTAVGSTASAAVGSSLSAGGVPIASGGSLGGFGWSGLGRGLCGPLGRGNLLC, encoded by the coding sequence ATGTCGTGCTacagcccctgcctgccagccGCCTGCGGCCCAACCCCGCTTGCCAACAGCTGCAACGAGCCGTGCGTCATCCGGTGCGCCGACTCCAGCGTTGCGATCCAGCCCTCGCCAGTCCTGGTGACGCTGCCGGGCCCaatcctcagctccttccctcaGAGCACAGCTGTGGGATCCACCGCGTCGGCTGCCGTGGGGAGCTCTCTCAGCGCTGGCGGTGTGCCCATCGCTTCTGGGGGCTCCCTGGGGGGCTTTGGGTGGTCCGGTCTGGGCCGTGGGCTCTGTGGGCCTCTGGGACGGGGCAATCTCTTATGCTGA